A portion of the Citrobacter rodentium NBRC 105723 = DSM 16636 genome contains these proteins:
- a CDS encoding ABC transporter permease, translating to MNQKYMIYMYLLKARTFIALLLVIAFFSVMVPNFLTTSNLLIMTQHVAITGLLAIGMTLVILTGGIDLSVGAVAGICGMVAGALLTNGLPIWGGNILFFNVPEVILCVALFGVVVGFINGAVITRFGVAPFICTLGMMYVARGSALLFNDGSTYPNLNGMEALGNTGFATLGSGTLLGIYLPIWLMIAFLLLGYWITTKTPLGRYIYAIGGNESAARLAGVPIVKTKIFVYAFSGLCAAFVGLIVASQLQTAHPMTGNMFEMDAIGATVLGGTALAGGRGRVSGSIIGAFVIVFLADGMVMMGVSDFWQMVIKGVVIVTAVVVDQFQQKLQNKVILMRRHEEKLAAAPAANTVSS from the coding sequence ATGAACCAGAAATATATGATTTATATGTACCTGCTGAAGGCCAGAACGTTCATCGCGCTGCTGCTGGTGATCGCGTTCTTCAGCGTGATGGTACCGAATTTCCTGACCACATCTAACCTGCTGATTATGACCCAGCACGTGGCGATCACCGGGCTTCTGGCGATTGGCATGACGCTGGTGATCCTGACGGGGGGCATTGATTTGTCCGTTGGCGCCGTCGCCGGGATCTGCGGCATGGTGGCAGGCGCGCTGCTCACCAATGGCCTGCCCATCTGGGGCGGTAATATTCTCTTTTTTAACGTGCCGGAAGTGATCCTTTGCGTCGCGCTTTTTGGCGTCGTCGTCGGCTTTATCAACGGCGCGGTGATTACCCGCTTCGGCGTAGCGCCGTTTATCTGCACCCTCGGCATGATGTACGTCGCCAGAGGCTCCGCCCTGCTGTTTAACGACGGCAGCACCTATCCCAACCTGAACGGTATGGAAGCGTTAGGCAATACCGGTTTCGCAACGCTGGGCTCCGGCACCCTGCTGGGCATTTATCTGCCTATCTGGCTGATGATCGCTTTTCTGCTGCTGGGTTACTGGATCACCACCAAAACGCCGCTTGGCCGCTATATCTATGCGATCGGCGGCAATGAATCCGCCGCGCGACTGGCCGGCGTGCCGATCGTCAAAACCAAAATCTTTGTTTACGCCTTCTCCGGACTGTGCGCGGCGTTTGTCGGCCTGATTGTGGCCTCGCAGCTGCAAACCGCGCACCCGATGACCGGCAATATGTTCGAAATGGACGCCATTGGCGCCACCGTGCTGGGCGGCACCGCGCTGGCGGGCGGTCGCGGCAGAGTCTCCGGCTCAATTATCGGCGCCTTTGTCATCGTCTTCCTCGCTGACGGGATGGTGATGATGGGCGTCAGCGACTTCTGGCAGATGGTGATTAAAGGCGTGGTCATCGTCACCGCCGTGGTGGTCGATCAGTTCCAGCAAAAGCTGCAGAACAAGGTCATTCTGATGCGTCGCCATGAAGAGAAGCTGGCGGCGGCGCCTGCGGCCAATACCGTATCCAGTTAA
- a CDS encoding sugar ABC transporter ATP-binding protein: MQPQNSVAPDSAESEVIIETRELSRVYPGVVALDNVNYRVYRNKVNVLIGENGAGKSTMMKMLAGVETPSTGQIFLDGQPVSLNSTHQAEKHGISIIFQELNLFPNMNVMDNIFMANEFFQKGRINEKYQYALAKSLLERLELDVDPRAPLGELGIGHQQLVEIARALSKDTRVLIMDEPTSALSQSEVKVLFNVIEQLKRRGVTIIYISHRLEELMEIGDYITIFRDGKFISERPVSDASIPWIIEQMVGDKKKHFDYQAAPHGDTVLEVNGLTALHPSGGYKLNDVTFSLRKGEVIGIYGLLGAGRTELFKGLVGLMPCQNGDIELNGKRIDSASFQTRLKKGLALVPEDRQGEGVVQMMSIQSNMTLSDFSLKGFRRAWRWLNPHKEQASVKEMIQQLAIKVSDPELPITSLSGGNQQKVVLGKALMTQPQVVFLDEPTRGIDVGAKTDVYHLIGKMAQQGLAVMFSSSELDEVMALADRILVMADGRITADVPRHAVTREALIAASTPQD; encoded by the coding sequence ATGCAGCCGCAGAATAGCGTCGCTCCTGACTCCGCTGAATCTGAAGTCATTATTGAAACCCGCGAGCTGTCACGCGTTTATCCGGGCGTGGTGGCTCTGGATAATGTCAATTATCGGGTTTACCGCAATAAGGTTAACGTGCTGATTGGCGAAAACGGCGCGGGTAAATCCACCATGATGAAAATGCTCGCCGGGGTGGAAACGCCCTCCACCGGACAAATTTTCCTCGATGGTCAGCCGGTGTCGCTAAATTCTACCCATCAGGCTGAAAAGCACGGGATCAGTATTATTTTTCAGGAGCTGAATTTATTTCCCAATATGAACGTCATGGATAATATTTTCATGGCTAACGAATTTTTTCAGAAAGGGCGAATTAACGAAAAATATCAGTATGCGCTGGCTAAATCTTTACTGGAGAGACTGGAACTGGATGTTGATCCCCGGGCGCCGTTAGGGGAACTCGGCATTGGCCACCAGCAGCTGGTGGAAATTGCCCGCGCGCTCTCGAAAGATACGCGGGTGCTGATTATGGATGAGCCCACCTCCGCCCTCAGCCAGTCGGAAGTCAAAGTGCTGTTCAACGTCATAGAGCAGCTGAAACGGCGCGGCGTGACCATTATCTACATCTCCCACCGCCTGGAAGAGCTGATGGAGATTGGCGACTACATCACCATTTTCCGCGACGGCAAGTTTATCAGTGAACGCCCCGTCAGCGACGCCAGCATTCCGTGGATCATTGAGCAGATGGTCGGCGATAAGAAAAAACATTTCGATTATCAGGCCGCGCCGCACGGCGACACTGTGCTTGAGGTTAACGGACTGACCGCGCTGCACCCCAGCGGCGGTTACAAGCTCAATGACGTGACCTTTAGCTTACGTAAAGGCGAAGTGATCGGCATTTACGGGCTGCTGGGCGCCGGACGCACCGAGCTGTTTAAAGGGCTGGTCGGCCTGATGCCCTGCCAGAACGGCGATATTGAACTCAACGGCAAGCGTATTGATAGCGCCTCGTTTCAGACGCGCCTGAAAAAAGGGCTGGCGCTGGTGCCGGAAGACAGACAGGGCGAGGGCGTGGTGCAGATGATGTCGATTCAGTCGAATATGACCCTGTCAGACTTCAGCCTGAAGGGATTTCGCCGGGCCTGGCGGTGGCTCAATCCGCACAAGGAGCAGGCCAGCGTGAAAGAGATGATCCAGCAGCTCGCCATCAAGGTCAGCGATCCCGAACTGCCCATCACCTCCTTAAGCGGCGGCAACCAACAAAAAGTGGTGCTCGGAAAAGCGCTGATGACGCAACCGCAGGTGGTCTTTCTTGATGAACCCACCCGCGGCATCGACGTAGGCGCGAAAACCGACGTCTATCACCTTATTGGCAAAATGGCGCAGCAAGGGCTGGCGGTCATGTTTTCTTCGTCGGAACTCGACGAAGTGATGGCGCTGGCGGATCGCATTCTGGTGATGGCCGATGGCCGTATCACCGCCGATGTACCCCGACATGCGGTGACTCGCGAGGCGTTGATCGCCGCCTCTACACCACAAGATTAA
- a CDS encoding SDR family oxidoreductase: MIAKDFARQLFNVEGRVAFVTGAGSGIGQIIAYALASAGARVVGFDLREDGGLKETVQNIEAIGGQAALYAGDVRQLSDLRAAVALTKERFGRLDIAVNAAGIANANPALEMESEQWQRVIDINLTGVWNSCKAEAELMLESGGGSIINIASMSGIIVNRGLEQAHYNSSKAGVIHLSKSLAMEWIEKGIRVNSISPGYTATPMNTRPEMVHQTREFESQTPIQRMAKVEEMAGPALFLASDAASFCTGVDLVVDGGFICW, encoded by the coding sequence ATGATTGCTAAAGACTTTGCCCGGCAGTTGTTCAATGTCGAGGGACGCGTCGCCTTCGTTACCGGCGCAGGCAGCGGTATCGGTCAGATAATTGCGTATGCCCTTGCCAGCGCCGGCGCTCGTGTCGTCGGGTTTGACCTGCGTGAGGACGGCGGTCTGAAAGAGACCGTACAGAATATTGAGGCCATTGGCGGACAGGCTGCGCTCTACGCTGGCGACGTCCGCCAGCTTAGCGATCTGCGCGCTGCCGTAGCCTTAACGAAAGAACGGTTCGGTCGGCTTGATATTGCGGTTAACGCCGCCGGGATCGCCAACGCTAATCCGGCGCTGGAAATGGAAAGCGAACAGTGGCAGCGGGTGATTGATATTAACCTCACAGGCGTGTGGAACTCGTGTAAAGCCGAAGCGGAGCTGATGCTGGAGTCCGGCGGCGGTTCCATTATCAACATCGCCTCGATGTCGGGGATTATCGTCAACCGGGGGCTTGAACAGGCCCACTACAACAGTTCCAAAGCCGGCGTGATCCATCTTTCGAAAAGCCTGGCGATGGAGTGGATTGAGAAAGGCATTCGCGTTAATTCAATCAGCCCGGGCTATACCGCCACGCCGATGAATACGCGCCCGGAGATGGTGCATCAGACGCGTGAGTTTGAAAGCCAGACGCCGATCCAGCGCATGGCGAAAGTGGAAGAGATGGCAGGCCCGGCGCTGTTTCTCGCCAGCGATGCCGCGTCGTTCTGCACCGGCGTAGATCTGGTGGTGGACGGTGGTTTTATCTGCTGGTAA
- a CDS encoding GNAT family N-acetyltransferase, which yields MPEMNEYGQMVGDALPDWRGASVLERIVLQGRWCRLEPLDPARHAEDLFEAYAQASDERDWTWLASNRPDSVAATFHWLSGKTNDDALVPFAVVDARSERSVGLVCFMAIEREHGSVEIGHVTWSPRMKKSVLGTEAVWLLLQYAFAQGYRRVEWKCDSLNEASRRAAERTGFVFEGRFRQKIVRKGRNRDSDWLSMIDSEWPQCDRALQRWLAADNFDEQGRQKLTLAQCRE from the coding sequence ATGCCGGAAATGAATGAATATGGTCAGATGGTCGGCGATGCTCTGCCGGACTGGCGTGGCGCGTCAGTTCTTGAGCGTATTGTGCTACAGGGGCGCTGGTGTCGCCTTGAGCCGCTGGATCCTGCGCGGCATGCGGAAGATCTGTTTGAAGCCTACGCGCAGGCGAGCGATGAGCGGGACTGGACCTGGCTGGCAAGCAACCGACCCGACAGCGTTGCGGCGACGTTTCACTGGCTTAGCGGTAAAACAAATGACGACGCGCTGGTGCCTTTTGCGGTGGTGGATGCCCGTTCGGAACGCTCGGTGGGGTTGGTCTGTTTTATGGCTATCGAACGAGAGCACGGCTCCGTTGAGATCGGCCACGTCACCTGGTCGCCGCGTATGAAAAAGAGCGTCCTCGGCACCGAAGCCGTCTGGCTGCTGTTGCAGTATGCCTTTGCTCAGGGGTATCGCCGTGTGGAATGGAAATGCGATTCCCTGAATGAAGCCTCACGTCGGGCGGCGGAACGGACCGGATTTGTGTTTGAAGGCCGCTTCCGCCAAAAAATCGTGCGTAAAGGGCGTAATCGCGACAGCGACTGGCTGTCGATGATTGATAGCGAATGGCCGCAGTGCGATCGCGCGCTCCAGCGCTGGCTGGCGGCGGATAATTTTGATGAGCAGGGGCGGCAGAAACTGACGCTGGCTCAGTGTCGGGAATAA
- a CDS encoding sugar-binding transcriptional regulator, whose protein sequence is MAKQDEQRLLVKIATLYYLEGRKQSDIAQLLSLSQSFISRAISRCQKEGVVKISVVQPSNIFLNLEKGIEERYGLKQAIVVDTEEDASDHAIKRAIGSAAAHYLETRLRPKDLVGVSSWSSTIRAMVDEVHTQNLKAGGVIQLLGGVGPNGNVQATILTQTLAQHLNCEAWLLPSQSIEGSVEEKNRLIASKDVADVISRFDKVDIAIVGIGILEPSQLLKTSGNYYHEDMLQVLADRGAVGDICLHYYDKNGQPVLQDDEDPVIGMALDKVKKCPNVVALAGGTDKVAAIKGALNGGYIDVLITDYPTARLLVSA, encoded by the coding sequence ATGGCAAAGCAGGATGAACAACGGCTATTGGTTAAAATCGCGACCCTGTATTATCTTGAAGGGCGAAAACAGTCAGATATCGCTCAACTTCTTTCACTTTCTCAGTCGTTTATCTCCCGCGCCATCAGCCGTTGCCAGAAAGAAGGGGTGGTAAAAATCAGCGTCGTTCAGCCGTCCAATATTTTTCTTAACCTCGAAAAAGGCATTGAGGAACGTTACGGGCTGAAGCAGGCCATTGTGGTGGATACCGAGGAGGACGCCAGCGATCACGCTATCAAACGCGCGATTGGTTCTGCCGCCGCCCATTACCTTGAAACCCGTCTGCGGCCAAAAGATCTGGTCGGCGTCTCGTCATGGAGTTCGACCATTCGCGCGATGGTGGATGAAGTCCATACGCAAAACCTGAAAGCCGGCGGCGTGATCCAGCTGCTGGGCGGCGTCGGGCCAAACGGCAACGTACAGGCGACGATCCTCACCCAGACGCTGGCGCAGCATCTTAACTGCGAAGCGTGGCTGCTACCGTCGCAAAGCATTGAAGGCTCAGTGGAAGAAAAAAACCGCCTTATCGCCAGTAAAGACGTCGCCGATGTTATCTCACGCTTTGACAAAGTGGATATCGCCATTGTCGGCATCGGTATCCTTGAACCGTCGCAGTTGCTGAAAACCTCTGGTAACTATTATCACGAAGATATGCTTCAGGTGCTGGCCGATCGCGGCGCCGTCGGGGATATCTGCCTGCATTACTACGATAAAAACGGCCAGCCGGTGTTACAGGATGATGAGGATCCGGTGATTGGTATGGCGCTCGACAAGGTGAAGAAATGCCCGAACGTGGTGGCGCTGGCTGGCGGGACCGATAAAGTCGCCGCCATCAAAGGCGCTCTGAACGGCGGCTACATCGATGTGCTGATCACCGACTACCCCACTGCCCGCCTGTTAGTCTCCGCCTGA
- a CDS encoding M91 family zinc metallopeptidase: MRPTSLNLTLPSLPLPSSSNSISATDIQSLVKMSGVRWVKNNQQLCFHGTDLKIYQHLEAALDKIESTDTGRTLLNCIELTSRLKSEKLAIHLDSAELGVIAHCNADAENSRGTGSDFHCNLNAVEYPCGQGISLVDFHACIVFHELLHVFHNLNGERLKVESSQPELQTHSPLLLEEARTVGLGAFSEEVLSENKFREEIGMPRRTFYPHDSSLIHDDNTVTQGFQRKKLHPLL, encoded by the coding sequence ATGCGCCCTACATCCCTTAACCTGACATTACCTTCGTTACCTCTACCCTCATCTTCAAATTCAATTTCAGCCACAGACATTCAATCTCTTGTAAAAATGTCGGGTGTGCGCTGGGTGAAAAACAACCAACAACTCTGTTTCCACGGGACTGACCTTAAAATCTACCAGCATCTTGAAGCTGCCCTCGATAAGATCGAATCCACAGACACTGGACGTACTCTTTTGAACTGTATTGAATTAACATCCCGACTCAAATCAGAAAAACTGGCAATACATCTCGATTCTGCTGAGTTAGGGGTGATAGCACACTGCAATGCGGATGCTGAAAACTCCCGAGGAACTGGCTCCGACTTTCACTGTAATCTGAATGCAGTTGAATATCCCTGCGGGCAAGGAATTAGCCTGGTAGACTTTCATGCATGCATTGTTTTCCATGAACTTCTCCACGTTTTCCACAATTTAAATGGAGAGCGCCTGAAAGTTGAGAGTTCTCAACCAGAATTACAAACACACTCCCCACTTTTACTCGAAGAAGCCAGGACTGTTGGGTTGGGTGCTTTTTCTGAAGAAGTTCTTTCAGAAAATAAATTTCGTGAAGAGATTGGGATGCCCCGCAGAACATTCTACCCGCACGATTCATCTCTCATTCATGATGACAATACAGTGACTCAGGGATTCCAGCGGAAAAAACTGCATCCGTTACTTTAG
- a CDS encoding Hok/Gef family protein, with amino-acid sequence MLTKYALMAIIVLCVTVLGFTLLVGDSLCEFSVKERGMEFKAVLAYEPKK; translated from the coding sequence ATGCTGACGAAATATGCCTTAATGGCAATCATAGTGCTGTGTGTCACGGTGCTGGGATTCACGCTGTTAGTCGGGGACTCGCTATGCGAGTTCAGCGTCAAGGAGCGTGGTATGGAGTTTAAGGCAGTTCTCGCTTACGAACCGAAGAAGTAG
- a CDS encoding DUF2291 family protein, translating to MSKKAWLALAVLTIGGCRIVSQQELQDLKSPPNPHMANIDQTWQTQIVPQIVGQARPVAELMAALRAEKDIDSACQKLGFRSQDENPCIFYIKVEGKISQIDTASRSGKMTIADNSGSNVVVQIGPTLRGTQLRDAYKGASYGDFNDQVLFGEYGRAINQQAVKMIQAVPLKAGESAQVYGVFSTWDIPQTLPDITPARIVIAGGA from the coding sequence ATGTCTAAAAAAGCCTGGCTGGCGCTGGCCGTATTGACCATCGGCGGCTGCCGCATCGTCTCGCAACAGGAGCTGCAGGATCTTAAATCTCCCCCCAATCCACATATGGCGAATATTGACCAGACGTGGCAAACGCAAATTGTCCCGCAAATTGTCGGGCAGGCACGTCCCGTCGCGGAACTGATGGCGGCCTTACGCGCAGAAAAAGATATCGACAGCGCTTGTCAAAAGCTGGGCTTCCGCTCTCAGGATGAGAATCCCTGTATTTTCTACATCAAGGTCGAGGGAAAAATCAGTCAGATCGACACCGCATCCCGCAGTGGAAAAATGACCATCGCCGATAACAGCGGCAGCAATGTCGTGGTGCAGATTGGCCCGACCCTGCGCGGCACCCAGCTGCGCGACGCGTATAAAGGGGCGAGCTATGGCGATTTCAACGACCAGGTCCTGTTCGGCGAATATGGCCGGGCGATCAACCAGCAGGCCGTGAAAATGATTCAGGCTGTGCCGCTGAAAGCGGGCGAATCTGCGCAGGTCTATGGCGTATTTTCCACCTGGGATATTCCACAAACCCTCCCGGATATTACGCCCGCCCGGATCGTTATTGCAGGAGGTGCATAA
- a CDS encoding IS3 family transposase (programmed frameshift), translating into MGTPRFTPEFKEEAVRQITERGYSVAEVSDRLGVSAHSLYKWLRAIKPDNSEQHARDLLEAKSEILKLRAQLKRTEEERDILKKGRAVLCKGARLKYRFINEHRTVWGVMTMCRVLNVARAGFYAWLHNPVSARDKDNQRLLILIRDSYSLSGGVYGYRRVHGDLNEIGETCGKNRVGRIMQLNRIKAVRGYKAPRRIAGRPSIVAPNRVQRQFTVVRANQVWVTDITYIRTWQGWLYLAVVIDLFARNVVGWSMKPTLSRELALDALMMAVWRRKPDGEVIVHSDQGSQYGSDDWQRFCRANHLAPSMSRRGNCWDNAVAESFFSSLKKERIRKRIYKTRALARADIFDYIEVFYNRARRHSHLGGVSPEAFEQASS; encoded by the exons ATGGGCACACCACGATTTACACCTGAATTTAAGGAAGAAGCCGTCCGTCAGATAACGGAACGCGGTTATTCCGTCGCCGAAGTATCTGACCGTCTGGGCGTCTCTGCACACAGCCTCTACAAGTGGCTACGGGCTATCAAACCTGATAACAGCGAGCAGCATGCCCGGGATTTACTGGAAGCGAAAAGCGAGATCCTGAAACTCCGGGCGCAGCTAAAACGCACCGAAGAAGAACGGGATATCCTGA AAAAAGGCCGCGCGGTACTTTGCAAGGGAGCCCGACTGAAGTACCGCTTTATCAATGAGCACCGCACTGTATGGGGTGTGATGACGATGTGTCGGGTACTGAATGTCGCCCGGGCCGGGTTCTATGCGTGGCTGCATAACCCTGTCTCGGCGCGTGATAAAGATAACCAGCGCCTGCTGATACTTATCCGCGACTCATATTCCCTGAGCGGAGGCGTATACGGTTACCGGCGGGTTCATGGCGATCTGAACGAAATCGGGGAAACCTGCGGTAAAAACCGGGTGGGTCGGATCATGCAACTGAACCGGATTAAAGCCGTGCGCGGCTATAAAGCGCCACGTCGTATCGCTGGCAGGCCTTCAATCGTTGCTCCTAATCGCGTGCAGCGGCAGTTCACCGTTGTCCGGGCCAACCAGGTCTGGGTCACCGATATTACTTATATCCGCACCTGGCAGGGCTGGCTGTATCTGGCGGTGGTTATCGATCTCTTTGCCCGTAATGTGGTCGGCTGGTCGATGAAACCCACTCTCTCGCGCGAACTGGCGCTCGACGCGCTGATGATGGCGGTCTGGCGCCGAAAACCGGACGGCGAGGTCATCGTACATAGCGATCAAGGTAGTCAGTACGGCAGTGACGACTGGCAGCGCTTCTGCCGGGCCAATCACCTGGCACCGAGCATGAGCCGGCGTGGCAACTGCTGGGATAATGCGGTGGCCGAATCGTTCTTCAGTTCACTGAAAAAAGAACGCATCAGGAAGAGAATATACAAAACCCGGGCTCTGGCCCGGGCGGATATCTTCGATTACATTGAAGTGTTCTACAACCGGGCCCGGCGCCACAGCCACCTCGGCGGCGTCAGTCCGGAGGCCTTTGAACAGGCCTCGTCGTGA
- a CDS encoding glucose 1-dehydrogenase encodes MQRNFQGKTVVITGACRGIGAGIAERFARDGARLVMVSNAERVHETAEQLRQRYQADILSLQVDVTDEAQVQSLYEQAAARFGTIDVSIQNAGVITIDYFDRMPKADFEKVLAVNTTGVWLCCREAAKYMVKQNQGCLINTSSGQGRQGFIYTPHYAASKMGVIGITQSLAHELAPWNITVNAFCPGIIESEMWDYNDRVWGEILSSEEKRYGKGELMAEWVKGIPMKRAGKPEDVAGLVAFLASDDARYLTGQTINIDGGLIMS; translated from the coding sequence ATGCAACGTAATTTTCAGGGTAAGACGGTTGTTATCACCGGGGCATGCCGGGGAATCGGCGCAGGTATCGCTGAGCGCTTCGCCCGCGACGGCGCCCGTCTGGTGATGGTCTCCAACGCCGAACGCGTCCACGAAACCGCAGAACAGCTGCGCCAGCGCTATCAGGCCGACATCCTTTCACTGCAGGTAGACGTGACGGACGAAGCGCAGGTGCAGTCGCTGTATGAACAGGCCGCGGCCCGCTTTGGCACCATCGATGTCTCCATTCAGAACGCCGGGGTCATTACCATCGACTATTTCGACCGGATGCCAAAGGCGGATTTTGAAAAGGTGCTGGCGGTCAACACCACCGGGGTGTGGCTCTGCTGCCGTGAAGCGGCAAAATATATGGTCAAACAGAATCAGGGCTGCCTGATCAATACCTCCTCAGGCCAGGGGCGTCAGGGCTTTATCTATACGCCGCATTACGCCGCCAGCAAAATGGGCGTTATCGGCATCACCCAGAGCCTGGCGCATGAGCTGGCGCCGTGGAATATCACCGTCAACGCCTTCTGCCCTGGCATTATCGAAAGTGAAATGTGGGATTACAACGATCGCGTATGGGGCGAAATTCTCAGCAGCGAGGAAAAACGCTACGGCAAAGGCGAGCTGATGGCGGAGTGGGTAAAAGGGATCCCGATGAAACGGGCGGGTAAACCGGAAGATGTCGCCGGGCTGGTGGCTTTTCTTGCCTCTGACGACGCACGCTACCTCACCGGACAGACCATCAATATTGATGGCGGCCTGATCATGTCCTGA
- a CDS encoding RamA family antibiotic efflux transcriptional regulator: MTISAQVIDTIVEWIDENLNQPLRIDDIARHAGYSKWHLQRLFMQYKGESLGRYIRERKLLLAARDLRESDEKVYDICLRYGFDSQQTFTRIFTRTFNQPPGAYRKENHSRAH, translated from the coding sequence ATGACCATTTCTGCACAGGTTATCGACACCATTGTCGAATGGATTGATGAAAATTTAAATCAGCCGTTACGCATTGACGATATCGCGCGCCATGCGGGCTACTCCAAATGGCATCTGCAGCGTCTTTTTATGCAGTACAAAGGGGAGAGTCTTGGGCGCTACATTCGCGAGCGCAAGCTGCTGCTGGCGGCGCGGGATCTGCGTGAATCGGACGAAAAAGTGTATGACATTTGCCTGCGTTACGGCTTTGACTCGCAGCAGACGTTTACCCGCATCTTCACCCGCACCTTCAACCAGCCGCCGGGCGCCTACCGCAAAGAGAACCATAGCCGGGCGCACTGA
- a CDS encoding DUF1158 domain-containing protein: MKHPLESLMTAAGILLLAFLSCLLLPAPSLGLVVAQKLVATFHLMDLNQLYTLLFCLWFLALGAIEYAVIRYVWRRWFSLAQ, encoded by the coding sequence ATGAAACACCCGCTTGAATCGCTGATGACCGCCGCCGGTATCCTGCTGCTGGCCTTTCTTTCCTGCCTGCTGCTGCCCGCGCCGTCGCTGGGTCTGGTGGTCGCGCAAAAGCTGGTGGCGACTTTCCATCTGATGGATCTCAACCAGCTTTATACCCTGCTGTTCTGCCTGTGGTTTTTAGCGCTTGGCGCGATTGAATATGCGGTGATTCGCTACGTCTGGCGCCGCTGGTTTTCCCTGGCGCAGTAG
- a CDS encoding YbdK family carboxylate-amine ligase yields MSLPDFHVSEPYTLGIELETQVINPPGYDLSQDSSRLIAAVKDQVTAGEVKHDITESMLELATDVCHSIDQAAAQFAAMQQVIMKAAAEHHLEICGGGTHPFQKWQRQEVCDNERYQRTLENFGYLIQQATVFGQHVHVGCASGDDAIYLLHGLSRFVPHFIALSATSPYMQGADTRFASSRLNIFSGFPDNGPMPWVSNWQEFEGLFRRLSYTSMIESIKDLHWDIRPSPHFGTVEVRVMDTPLTLSHAVNIAGLIQATAHWLLTERPFKYQERDYLLYKFNRFQACRYGLEGVLTDVHTGEHRKLAEDTLRLLENVSPSADKVGAGSAIEALTLQVRNGGSEAQKMREFVADGGSLIGLVKKHCEIWAS; encoded by the coding sequence ATGTCGCTACCCGATTTTCACGTCTCAGAACCGTACACCCTCGGCATTGAACTGGAAACCCAGGTGATTAATCCGCCGGGATATGACCTGAGCCAGGACTCCTCGCGGCTGATTGCCGCCGTGAAAGATCAGGTAACCGCAGGAGAGGTGAAACACGATATCACCGAAAGTATGCTGGAGCTGGCGACCGACGTCTGTCACAGCATCGACCAGGCCGCAGCCCAGTTTGCCGCGATGCAGCAGGTAATTATGAAAGCCGCCGCGGAGCATCATCTTGAGATCTGCGGCGGCGGCACCCATCCGTTTCAGAAATGGCAGCGTCAGGAGGTGTGCGACAACGAGCGCTATCAGCGCACGCTGGAAAACTTCGGCTATCTGATTCAGCAGGCGACCGTGTTTGGTCAGCATGTGCACGTCGGCTGCGCCAGCGGGGATGACGCTATCTATCTGCTGCACGGGCTGTCGCGCTTTGTTCCGCACTTTATTGCCCTTTCGGCCACCTCGCCGTATATGCAGGGAGCCGACACCCGCTTCGCCTCGTCCCGCCTGAACATCTTCTCTGGCTTCCCCGATAACGGTCCGATGCCGTGGGTCAGCAACTGGCAGGAGTTTGAGGGATTATTCCGCCGCCTCAGCTACACCAGCATGATTGAAAGCATTAAAGATTTACACTGGGACATCCGCCCGAGTCCGCATTTCGGCACCGTTGAAGTGCGGGTAATGGATACGCCGCTGACACTCTCCCATGCCGTCAATATCGCCGGATTAATCCAGGCCACCGCCCACTGGCTGTTAACCGAGCGCCCCTTTAAATATCAGGAGCGGGATTATCTGCTGTATAAATTTAACCGCTTTCAGGCCTGCCGCTACGGGCTTGAGGGGGTTCTGACGGACGTCCATACCGGCGAGCACCGCAAACTGGCGGAGGATACGCTGCGCCTGCTGGAAAACGTGTCGCCGTCGGCAGATAAAGTGGGCGCCGGTAGCGCAATTGAAGCGCTCACTCTCCAGGTGAGAAACGGCGGCAGCGAAGCGCAGAAAATGCGGGAGTTCGTCGCCGATGGCGGTTCGCTGATCGGGCTGGTGAAAAAACACTGTGAAATCTGGGCGAGCTGA